A genomic region of Populus nigra chromosome 11, ddPopNigr1.1, whole genome shotgun sequence contains the following coding sequences:
- the LOC133667915 gene encoding inositol-tetrakisphosphate 1-kinase 1-like, translating into MSSLTHSKRHRVGYALPPKKTQTFIQPSFIHHADQHNIDLIPIDPSRPLIEQGPLDCVIHKLYGPDWMSQLLHFSSLNPDAPIIDPLDSIQRLHDRISMLQVVSNLKISERNQVLDVPRQHYFSDSETMMKNSDDLIEKLGFPLIAKPLMADGSETSHKMYLVFDKEGLDKLESRMIIMQEFVNHGGVIFKVYVVGDFVKCVKRKSLPDIKEDRLVTLKGLLPFSQISNLEEKTDCGGGGGEFDRVEMPPVDFVEEVAKAMKEETGISLLNFDVIRDARDANRYLIIDINYFPGYEKIPNYESVLTDFLLNSMEKNKSGDVSMVREHDDD; encoded by the coding sequence ATGTCATCGTTGACCCACTCAAAACGCCACCGCGTAGGCTACGCACTGCCacccaaaaaaacccaaaccTTCATCCAACCCTCCTTCATCCACCACGCAGACCAACACAACATTGATCTCATCCCAATCGATCCTTCAAGACCTCTTATCGAACAAGGACCCTTGGATTGCGTCATCCATAAACTCTACGGCCCAGATTGGATGTCCCAGCTCCTGCACTTCTCCTCTCTGAACCCTGATGCTCCCATCATTGATCCTCTTGATTCCATCCAGAGACTCCACGATCGGATTTCGATGCTTCAAGTTGtaagtaatttaaaaatttctGAAAGAAATCAAGTTTTAGATGTGCCTCGACAACATTATTTTTCTGATTCAGAAACCATGATGAAGAATTCCGATGATTTAATTGAGAAATTAGGGTTTCCGCTGATCGCCAAACCGTTAATGGCTGATGGGAGTGAGACCTCTCATAAAATGTATTTAGTTTTTGATAAGGAAGGATTAGACAAGTTAGAGTCACGGATGATTATAATGCAAGAATTTGTTAATCATGGTGGGGTTATTTTTAAAGTCTATGTGGTTGGTGATTTTGTGAAATGTGTCAAGAGGAAATCGTTGCCCGATATTAAAGAGGACAGATTGGTTACTTTGAAGGGTCTGCTGCCGTTTTCGCAAATATCCAATCTGGAGGAGAAGACtgattgtggtggtggtggtggggagTTTGACAGAGTGGAAATGCCGCCAGTGGATTTTGTTGAGGAAGTAGCCAAGGCAATGAAGGAAGAAACTGGGATCAGTTTGTTGAACTTTGACGTGATTAGGGATGCTAGAGATGCTAATAGGTATCTTATTattgatataaattattttcctgGGTATGAGAAGATACCCAATTATGAGTCTGTGTTGacagattttttattaaattccatGGAAAAGAACAAGAGCGGAGATGTCAGCATGGTGAGGGAGCATGATGATGATTGA